The following coding sequences lie in one Sorex araneus isolate mSorAra2 chromosome 4, mSorAra2.pri, whole genome shotgun sequence genomic window:
- the LOC101555991 gene encoding trace amine-associated receptor 7a-like: MSGDSPSPAAVELCYENLNGSCIKTSYSPGPRLLLYAVFGFGVVLTIFGNLMVMISIFHFKQLHSPANFLVASLACADFLVGVTVMPFSTVRSVESCWYFGERYCKFHSCFEGAFCYASIYNLCFISVDRYIAVTDPLAYPTRFTTSVSSFCIGFSWLFSITYSFSLIGTGAIGAGLEELVIALTCVGGCQIAVNQNWVLINFLVFIVPTLVMIIIYSRIFLIAKQQARKIESMSSKTETASESYKERVAKRERKAAKTLGIAVMAFLISWLPYFIDTVIDAFLGFITPTYIYEILVWFCYYNSAMNPLIYAFFYPWFRKAIKLIITGGVFKENSSTIHLLPE; encoded by the coding sequence ATGAGCGGTGATTCTCCCTCTCCTGCGGCTGTGGAGCTGTGCTATGAGAACCTCAATGGATCCTGTATCAAAACCTCCTACTCACCCGGCCCCCGCCTGCTTCTCTACGCAGTATTTGGCTTTGGCGTTGTACTGACCATATTTGGAAACCTCATGGTAATGATTTCGATTTTTCACTTCAAGCAGCTACATTCTCCAGCCAACTTTCTGGTCGCCTCTCTGGCCTGCGCGGACTTCTTGGTGGGAGTGACTGTGATGCCCTTCAGCACGGTGAGGTCTGTGGAGAGCTGCTGGTACTTTGGAGAGAGATACTGTAAATTTCACTCCTGCTTTGAAGGGGCCTTCTGCTATGCCTCCATCTACAACTTGTGTTTTATTTCTGTGGATAGATACATTGCAGTAACTGACCCTCTGGCCTATCCAACCAGGTTCACAACCTCTGTGTCTAGCTTTTGTAttggtttctcttggctcttttCCATTACTTACAGTTTTTCCCTTATTGGCACAGGTGCAATCGGTGCTGGACTGGAGGAACTAGTAATTGCTCTCACTTGTGTAGGAGGCTGTCAAATTGCAGTGAATCAAAACTGGGTATTGATAAATTTTCTAGTATTTATTGTCCCCACACTTGTGATGATAATCATTTACTCTAGAATCTTCCTCATTGCTAAACAACAGGCCAGAAAAATTGAAAGCATGAGCAGTAAGACTGAGACAGCCTCAGAGAGCTACAAAGAAAGAGTGgccaagagggaaagaaaagcagCCAAAACATTGGGAATTGCAGTGATGGCCTTTCTGATTTCATGGTTGCCCTATTTCATTGATACGGTAATTGATGCCTTCTTAGGTTTCATCACACCCACATATATTTATGAGATCCTGGTTTGGTTTTGTTACTACAACTCAGCAATGAACCCTTTAATTTATGCGTTCTTTTACCCTTGGTTTCGAAAAGCCATCAAATTAATTATCACTGGTGGAGTCTTTAAAGAGAATTCCTCAACAATACATCTGCTCCCGGAGTAG